A single region of the Etheostoma cragini isolate CJK2018 chromosome 3, CSU_Ecrag_1.0, whole genome shotgun sequence genome encodes:
- the LOC117942141 gene encoding extracellular calcium-sensing receptor-like, which produces MECTSLNFKGFQYAQAMLFAIEEINNSTDLLPGISLGYKIYDSCASIARSVKIALALANGNEILSALSDAPCTRPAQVQAIIGEGSSSPCMAIATVIGPFHIPMISHFATCACLSDKTKYPSFLRTIPSDYFQSRALAQLVKHFGWTWVGAIRTNDGYGNNGMAIFTETAQHLGVCLEYSVAFSKTDPPDKIENIIDIIKLSTSKVIVTFLTTTDIIDLVQQLSLRNLTGYQWVGTEGWISDSLTATMDRHHILDGAIGLSIPKAHVSGMREFILDVTPLYSSSKEMFPEFWEKLFNCKFKQSKSSAGNQRECTGHEDLTGVTNSFTDMSLMPIFYNIYKGVYAVAHALHHILSCNKTCNEVQLDPFTILQHIKNIMFKTKEGDDVYFNENGDPAAKYEIINWQSTQHGIVGFVTVGLYDASLPADKQLNVQNKSLNWAKNSQQVPLSVCSEKCPPGTRKVLQKGKPVCCYDCLKCAEGEISNITDSITCVRCHPEFWSNERRDACVKKEAEFLSYEEIMGALLTAASLFGTSITAIVAFTFFRYRKTPIVRANNSELSFLLLFSLTLCFLCSLTFIGRPSEWSCKLRHTAFGITFVLCISCVLGKTIVVLMAFRATLPGSNVMKWFGPAQQRLTVVGFTLIQVIICILWLVISPPFPFKNLKIFKDKIILECALGSAVGFWAVLGYIGLLAMLCFILAFLARKLPDNFNEAKFITFSMLIFCAVWITFIPAYVSSPGKFSVAVEIFAILASSFGLLFFIFIPKCYIILLKPEKNTKKNMMGKGVPK; this is translated from the exons ATGGAATGCACCAG TTTGAATTTCAAAGGTTTCCAGTATGCTCAGGCTATGCTCTTTGCCATAGAGGAGATTAATAACAGCACAGACCTACTGCCTGGTATCTCTCTGGGCTATAAGATCTATGATTCCTGTGCCTCAATTGCCAGAAGTGTGAAGATTGCACTTGCCTTGGCTAATGGTAATGAGATATTATCTGCACTCTCCGATGCACCATGTACCAGACCTGCCCAAGTTCAGGCCATAATAGGAGAAGGATCTTCCTCTCCTTGCATGGCTATAGCTACTGTCATCGGACCCTTTCATATCCCAATG atcaGCCACTTTGCTACTTGTGCTTGTCTGAGTGATAAAACTAAGTACCCTTCCTTTCTTAGAACAATACCCAGTGACTATTTCCAAAGTAGAGCCCTGGCTCAGTTGGTCAAGCACTTTGGTTGGACTTGGGTTGGAGCTATTAGAACAAATGATGGTTATGGCAACAATGGCATGGCCATATTTACAGAAACTGCACAGCATCTGGGCGTCTGTCTAGAGTACTCTGTAGCTTTCTCTAAAACAGATCCACCAgacaaaattgaaaacattattGACATTATCAAACTTTCAACTTCCAAGGTGATTGTCACTTTCCTCACAACCACAGATATTATTGACTTAGTACAACAATTGTCTCTCCGCAACCTGACTGGGTACCAGTGGGTAGGCACAGAGGGCTGGATCTCTGATTCCCTAACTGCAACAATGGATAGGCATCACATTCTGGATGGTGCCATAGGTCTGTCCATCCCCAAAGCACATGTCAGTGGAATGAGAGAGTTTATTTTGGATGTGACACCGCTCTATTCATCTAGTAAGGAAATGTTTCCAGAGTTTTGGGAGAAATTATTTAACTGTAAGTTCAAACAGTCCAAATCTTCAGCAGGGAATCAGAGAGAATGTACTGGCCATGAAGATCTGACTGGAGTAACAAACAGCTTCACTGATATGTCGCTCATGCCTAtcttttataatatttataaaggAGTGTATGCTGTGGCCCATGCACTTCATCATATTCTCAGTTGTAACAAAACCTGTAACGAGGTGCAGCTAGATCCATTTACG ATTTTACAgcacataaaaaacattatgtTCAAAACTAAGGAAGGAGatgatgtttattttaatgagaaTGGAGACCCAGCAGCAAAGTATGAAATTATAAACTGGCAGTCAACACAACATGGTATTGTGGGCTTTGTCACAGTTGGTCTTTATGATGCATCTCTACCTGCAGACAAACAACttaatgtgcaaaataagtctttaaattGGGCAAAGAACTCACAACAG gTGCCTTTGTCAGTTTGCAGTGAGAAATGTCCTCCAGGAACTCGCAAGGTTCTCCAGAAAGGAAAGCCTGTTTGCTGCTATGactgtttaaaatgtgcagaGGGAGAAATAAGCAACATTACTG ATTCCATCACCTGTGTGCGATGCCACCCTGAGTTTTGGTCAAATGAGAGAAGAGATGCTTGTGTGAAGAAGGAGGCAGAGTTTCTATCATATGAAGAGATTATGGGAGCGCTGCTTACTGCGGCATCCTTATTTGGAACATCCATCACCGCTATTGTGGCATTCACTTTCTTCAGATACAGGAAAACTCCTATTGTCAGGGCCAACAACTCTGAGCTgagcttcctgctgctcttctccttgactctgtgtttcctgtgttctcTGACCTTCATAGGCCGGCCCTCTGAGTGGTCCTGCAAGCTGCGACACACAGCATTCGGCATCACCTTTGTTCTCTGTATCTCTTGTGTTCTAGGGAAAACTATTGTGGTGTTAATGGCCTTCAGGGCCACACTTCCAGGTAGTAATGTTATGAAATGGTTTGGGCCTGCACAGCAGAGACTCACTGTTGTGGGTTTCACTCTCATACAAGTTATCATATGTATCCTCTGGTTAGTaatttctcctccttttccatTTAAGAATCTTAAGATATTCAAAGACAAAATCATCTTAGAGTGTGCTCTGGGCTCAGCTGTAGGTTTTTGGGCTGTACTTGGGTACATAGGACTTCTGGCCATGTTATGTTTCATTCTTGCTTTTCTGGCCCGGAAACTGCCTGATAATTTCAATGAAGCCAAATTTATCACTTTCAGCATGCTGATATTCTGCGCTGTATGGATCACTTTTATCCCAGCGTATGTCAGCTCTCCTGGGAAGTTCAGCGTTGCTGTGGAGATATTTGCTATTCTGGCCTCCAGTTTTGGActgctcttttttattttcattccaaaatgttacattatcttactgaaacctgaaaagaatacaaaaaagaatATGATGGGGAAGGGGGtaccaaaataa